Genomic DNA from Catellatospora sp. TT07R-123:
CATGCCCTTGTCCGTGAGGAACCGTTCGGCCGCGAACTCGGGGTGCATCACCCGTAGTCCGGCCAGGACCACGGGAACGAGGGCATCGACGTGCTCGTCGCCCTTGGCGGTCCTGAGCGTGATGAAGTCGATGAACCGCACCGGCGGGGCCAGGGAGACGGTGCCGCGCAGGTCCAACTCGGGGGCGTAGGAGGTGCACATGATGGCCGTGTAGAGCGCGCCGTGGCCGCCCTGGGAGAACCCCCCGATCACGGTGCGGGTGTCCACCGAGATGTCGAGCTGGTGGACCGCACGCACGATGTCGACGATGTCGTCGGCGATCGCCTCACCGTTGAGGTACGGGTGCGGCTCCGCGGTCCCCAGACCCTCGTAGTCGCTGGCGGCCACGACGAACCCTTGCCGCAGCCAATCCGAGAGGTGGTCACGCTCGGCGGGAAGCAGGCCCACCCGGGAAGGTGCGTTGTTGCTGTTGAGCCCGACGGTGCAGTGCGCCCATCCCAGCACCGGCCGGGTCGCTCCCGTCGACTCAGCCTCAGGGACGAAGACCGACCCGGCGACGGAACGCAGCCCCCCGAGGTAGTCCACGCCCTGGTACTCGATGCGGAAGGCCTGCGCCGTGCCGACCGGCCACAGTTCCCGGGGTAGCTCCTCGGCATGGAGAAGCGTTCCAGGCTTGTGCTCGGAACCAGACAACCGCACCTCGGACCGCATAGTTGGCAACCCTCCACACGCTGTTCCCCGGGGTGGCTCCATCTTCCGCCAGCCCGACAATCGGGACAAACTATATCGTAGCGGTTCACCTTGGTGTCGATGACGCGGCAGAGTCGTGGGTGGACTCGGGCCGATGACGGGGCCGTGACCACGTGTCCGCCGAGGCAGTCCGCCGACCGATCACCCGTCCAAGTACGGACTCACCCTGACCACCGGGGAAGGCCCGCCAGCTACGCGAGCGCGCCGCAGGCGAGCGCACATCAGCGCCACCGGCGTGCTCGGCATCAGCCGCGAGACCGCGGCGAGCAATTCAGGCGAGGCCTTGCGTGGGAAGCCAGGCTGGGAACGATGACGGAGCCGCCTGGCGCGCCCATCCCGCCTGCCCGATCTTTACCATTAAAGTCTATTGCTGATGATTGACTACGATCCGAAGAACTGGGTATCGGTCGTGGCGCGGTCCCATGGAACGATCGCACCGCGGCTGGTTGTACGGGTGGGCATCGCAGCCGCCCTCGGCCTTGTGGCGGCGCTGCTCAGCATGCGCGGATTCAAGATGTCGGCCACCGCGCATACGCTCATCGGTGTCGCGCTGGGGTTGCTGCTGGTGTTCCGCACCAACGCTTCGTATGAGCGGTACTGGGAGGGCCGGAAGCTGCTCGGTGTGATGGTCACCCGCTCACGGGACCTCGCCCGACAGGTGACCTCCTTCCCTCACGGTGACCTGCCAGATGTGCAGCCGGCGGTGGCTGATGTCTGCCGATACCTGAACGCGTTCTTCAAGCTCGGTACGCAGAGCTTGCGAGGCGAGCGGGACTTGGCCGCACTCGGCGACCTTCTGACCGCAGCGGAAAGGAATGTCCTCCGGTCTCATGCAGGCCGCGCGCCGATGATGACCTCGTTGATGTCGGCCCGCATCGCGGAGTTGGCGCGCGCCGGTGCGCTGGAACCCCATCACGTCATGTTGATTGATGCGAATATCACCGCGCTTCAGGATGCTTTCGGTGGATGTGAACGAATCGTGCGTACGCCTGTGCCGTTCGCCTACGCGCAGCA
This window encodes:
- a CDS encoding bestrophin family protein, giving the protein MIDYDPKNWVSVVARSHGTIAPRLVVRVGIAAALGLVAALLSMRGFKMSATAHTLIGVALGLLLVFRTNASYERYWEGRKLLGVMVTRSRDLARQVTSFPHGDLPDVQPAVADVCRYLNAFFKLGTQSLRGERDLAALGDLLTAAERNVLRSHAGRAPMMTSLMSARIAELARAGALEPHHVMLIDANITALQDAFGGCERIVRTPVPFAYAQHIKLALLLYTATVPFAIADTTRWLTPIASAFIAYALIGIDEIGVEIEEPFGHDPNDLPIDKIAQAIADGVEDISGASVMARRLTATGDTSVEVPAVVRQSRLAAELL